The following proteins come from a genomic window of Trifolium pratense cultivar HEN17-A07 linkage group LG4, ARS_RC_1.1, whole genome shotgun sequence:
- the LOC123921605 gene encoding F-box/kelch-repeat protein At1g80440-like, giving the protein MELISGLPEDVARDCLLRVSYQQFPAVAAVCKGWKTEIHTPEFHRQRRRTGQAQKVLVMVQAKVEPEKTETGSTKRLTNPVYKLSVFEPETGFWSELPAPPGYGSGLPVMCQLACVGYDLVVLGGLDTYTWKASNSVFVYNFLSAKWRSGTHMPGGPRTFFACSSDNYRTIFVAGGHDDEKNALRSALAYDVVEDKWVELPNMSSERDECKAVFRRGRFIVVGGYTTENQGRFERSAEAFDFMTWKWGHVEEEFLDCATCPMTLVDGGDDDESVYMCYGGDLVAMRGHTWQRMGKVPDEIRNVAYVGAFDGVVVVIGSSGYGEVHMGYVFDVKKSNNNWRKLDCPDGFKGHVQTGCVLEI; this is encoded by the coding sequence ATGGAGCTTATTTCGGGTCTACCCGAAGATGTGGCCCGAGACTGTTTACTTCGGGTTTCATACCAACAGTTTCCAGCTGTGGCAGCGGTTTGTAAAGGGTGGAAGACGGAGATACATACGCCGGAGTTTCACCGTCAACGGCGGAGAACAGGACAAGCTCAGAAAGTTCTAGTTATGGTTCAAGCAAAAGTTGAACCGGAGAAAACAGAAACCGGTTCGACAAAAAGATTAACAAACCCGGTTTATAAGCTCAGTGTTTTTGAACCGGAAACGGGTTTTTGGAGTGAATTACCGGCTCCACCCGGTTATGGTTCAGGGTTACCGGTGATGTGTCAGTTAGCATGTGTTGGTTATGATCTTGTTGTATTGGGTGGGTTGGATACATATACATGGAAAGCATCAAATTCAGTGTTTGTTTATAATTTCTTGTCGGCCAAATGGCGCAGTGGGACCCACATGCCTGGTGGACCTCGCACATTTTTCGCTTGTTCATCGGATAACTACCGGACAATTTTTGTAGCCGGTGGTCATGACGATGAGAAAAATGCGCTGAGGTCTGCGTTGGCATATGATGTGGTGGAAGATAAATGGGTTGAATTGCCAAATATGTCGTCGGAGCGTGACGAGTGTAAGGCGGTGTTCCGCCGTGGGAGGTTTATTGTAGTCGGTGGTTACACGACGGAGAATCAAGGAAGGTTTGAGAGAAGTGCGGAAGCTTTTGATTTTATGACGTGGAAGTGGGGTCATGTTGAGGAAGAGTTTTTGGATTGTGCCACGTGTCCTATGACATTGGTGGAcggtggtgatgatgatgagagTGTTTATATGTGTTACGGCGGAGATTTAGTTGCGATGCGGGGTCACACGTGGCAGAGGATGGGTAAGGTTCCTGATGAGATACGCAACGTGGCGTATGTCGGAGCGTTTGATGGAGTTGTGGTTGTGATTGGTTCAAGTGGCTATGGTGAAGTGCATATGGGTTATGTTTTTGATGTGAAAAAGAGTAATAATAATTGGAGGAAATTGGATTGTCCAGATGGGTTTAAGGGACATGTTCAAACCGGTTGTGTTTTAGAAATTTAG